In Elusimicrobiota bacterium, the following are encoded in one genomic region:
- a CDS encoding Crp/Fnr family transcriptional regulator, which yields MKKPNGQCGSAPLCKLRGWLEGQGLPGPVAGRIASNWRSNRYVRGNILFYQDNNPLALFFICSGRVKLVRTDKAGHSQIIRIIRGPGLAGERALVCGQPYAATAEVMEESHACFIDSGRFTQLWQAYPDLARFIARTLAGRLGESEDFVSNLSGSTVRERLAKALALQAQAQGDSLATFMLTESRQELAELLGTSPEVVSRTLAELARKRMISLQGRRVRVLDEARLRAAARLTPRLDDLNQIPGCRTSSRLFSVIAKMNEKLKGESDDHPPR from the coding sequence ATGAAGAAGCCCAATGGGCAGTGCGGCTCGGCCCCGCTCTGCAAGCTGCGGGGCTGGCTCGAAGGCCAGGGCCTGCCCGGCCCGGTCGCGGGGAGGATTGCCTCGAACTGGCGGTCCAACCGCTATGTCCGCGGCAACATCCTCTTTTACCAGGACAACAATCCCCTGGCGCTTTTCTTCATCTGCTCGGGCCGCGTCAAGCTCGTGCGCACGGACAAGGCCGGGCATTCGCAGATCATACGCATCATACGCGGGCCGGGCCTAGCCGGAGAGCGCGCCTTGGTCTGCGGGCAGCCTTACGCCGCGACGGCGGAGGTCATGGAGGAGTCCCACGCGTGCTTCATAGACTCCGGGCGCTTCACCCAGCTTTGGCAGGCCTATCCGGATCTGGCGCGGTTTATCGCCCGGACTTTGGCCGGCCGCTTGGGGGAGTCCGAGGACTTCGTGAGCAACCTCTCCGGTTCGACCGTGCGCGAAAGGCTGGCCAAGGCCTTGGCCCTGCAAGCGCAAGCCCAGGGCGACTCCCTGGCGACTTTCATGCTGACCGAGTCCCGGCAGGAGCTGGCCGAGCTCCTGGGAACCTCCCCGGAGGTCGTGAGCAGGACCTTGGCGGAGCTGGCGCGCAAGAGGATGATCTCCCTTCAAGGGCGGCGCGTGCGGGTTCTTGACGAGGCCCGCCTGAGGGCGGCCGCCAGGCTTACCCCAAGGCTGGATGACTTAAATCAAATTCCAGGCTGCCGGACGTCATCGCGGCTTTTCTCCGTGATTGCCAAAATGAACGAGAAGCTAAAAGGAGAATCAGATGACCATCCACCCCGCTAG
- a CDS encoding DmsE family decaheme c-type cytochrome yields the protein MTIHPARRLLHNLRRLTFLAVIGSAWAIVAWAQQPETASPAPAAAPAETEKVSAPAFVGAATCLSCHADRENFKENIHAKAWPKAKGIEFEKSCETCHGPGGAHAAGDVAAIFNPAKAAGAKASAACLSCHAGDKQRLFWSNSAHDRKGSDCLSCHKMHGSHDRLLKKETELETCASCHRDVNAALHKRSKHPLRDSSMPDGQGKMACSSCHNPHGSQSEKLIAGKSVNDKCFECHAEKKAPMLWEHGPVKEDCLICHTPHGSSNNKLLVTKVPRLCQQCHMQGRHQSGTLAGNSVYAVGRSCLNCHSMVHGSNHPSGAVLQR from the coding sequence ATGACCATCCACCCCGCTAGACGTCTCTTGCACAACCTTCGCCGGTTGACGTTCCTGGCGGTCATAGGATCGGCTTGGGCCATCGTCGCGTGGGCCCAGCAGCCGGAAACGGCGAGCCCGGCCCCTGCCGCGGCGCCCGCCGAGACAGAGAAAGTCTCGGCGCCGGCATTCGTCGGCGCGGCGACCTGCCTGTCCTGCCACGCCGACCGCGAGAATTTCAAGGAGAACATTCATGCCAAGGCCTGGCCCAAGGCCAAGGGCATTGAATTCGAGAAATCCTGCGAGACCTGCCATGGTCCCGGCGGGGCCCACGCGGCCGGGGACGTCGCCGCTATTTTCAACCCGGCCAAGGCGGCGGGCGCCAAGGCCTCTGCCGCCTGTCTTTCCTGCCATGCGGGCGATAAGCAAAGGCTGTTTTGGTCCAACAGCGCCCATGACCGCAAGGGCTCGGACTGCCTGAGCTGTCACAAGATGCACGGCTCGCACGACAGGCTCCTAAAGAAGGAGACGGAGTTGGAGACTTGCGCTTCCTGCCACCGCGACGTAAACGCGGCCCTGCACAAGCGTTCCAAGCACCCTCTAAGGGACTCCTCGATGCCGGACGGCCAGGGCAAGATGGCCTGCTCCTCGTGCCACAATCCCCACGGCTCCCAGAGCGAGAAGCTCATCGCCGGCAAGTCGGTCAACGACAAGTGCTTCGAGTGCCACGCCGAGAAAAAGGCGCCCATGCTCTGGGAACACGGACCGGTCAAGGAGGACTGCCTCATCTGCCACACTCCCCACGGCTCTTCCAATAACAAGCTCTTGGTCACGAAGGTGCCCCGGCTTTGCCAGCAATGCCACATGCAGGGCCGCCACCAGTCGGGAACCTTGGCCGGAAACTCTGTCTATGCCGTGGGCCGCTCCTGCTTGAACTGCCATTCCATGGTCCACGGATCCAACCACCCTTCGGGCGCCGTTCTGCAAAGGTAA
- a CDS encoding MtrB/PioB family outer membrane beta-barrel protein, translated as MRIRKAVQAGLLAVLVPGAQAGMIDFAGGKTAAGLDLGGRRVSVLGSKEKFQEYRDMRDGFLVNDLRLKAEAADSPFFLDFKARNATRADENYRIEVGSYGGFKAEASFDRTLHNFSQGTFILSGAGTGNLPIANQIQAGAQASEQTRAERGGVPTTDTTGEDIQQQAIIRSVLSATDPTSFRLDREKGTLGLEFKPSRDGKAWVKVTDERRRGLRQIGAGTYERYAQGAAGLAHTEDQFFVSGMELADPISYQTTAINAGAGVYKKAWSADLEYTFTKFEDNTASLIWANPFRNTDATATNNADVANNNAYNRGRFTRGQMSLAPSSQSHEVAASGSLELPMKSRLSASAGLGLTTQNTSLLPYTLNSAMAGVGGAPANITDPSILPASRFNGDVRTLTGSLALTSKPSERLGTSIRYHYYDYANRSDQVLFPGYAAFGESYWRTVRNDKNQPVYNDVGSYTRHSSELGADYEVTQPLSVSAETFWDRWDYRGMRLDSTDELGAGAGLAYHAGNSSRWHAGYRLSRRTVTGYTTGNTPVNPEAVGLSNYNWADRKRQKANLGVAVTPSDTFSFGLDGQFQNDDLGAGDRFGLKNQRSIIASLDASYEPSERMTVSLDYSRELRNSRMQNAAKDDAFNVAASALDDAFQGDNFNPFNYWNTEIAETVDTVGLELALKPAEKWDCGVGYSFSYSQMEFDNTNPNADMVVGAGYGNGAKLLNGVAKAWPAVVSRLHEARLRASYQILKDMRVGMNYLFENYMLNDFANTGAYLAGSTPENSTRYVWAGATQFNYTAHALGAYLAWKF; from the coding sequence ATGAGAATCAGAAAAGCCGTCCAAGCGGGACTTCTCGCGGTGCTCGTTCCCGGCGCGCAGGCCGGGATGATTGACTTCGCGGGCGGCAAGACGGCGGCCGGGTTGGACCTGGGCGGGCGCAGGGTCAGCGTGCTGGGCTCCAAGGAGAAGTTCCAGGAGTACCGAGACATGCGCGACGGCTTTCTCGTCAACGACTTGCGGCTCAAGGCCGAGGCGGCAGATAGCCCCTTCTTCCTCGACTTCAAGGCCCGCAACGCCACTCGGGCCGACGAGAATTACCGGATCGAGGTCGGCAGCTACGGAGGCTTCAAGGCGGAGGCTTCCTTCGACAGAACCCTCCATAATTTTAGCCAAGGCACCTTCATCTTGAGCGGGGCTGGAACTGGCAATCTCCCAATCGCGAATCAAATCCAAGCAGGGGCCCAGGCCTCGGAGCAAACTCGGGCCGAGCGCGGCGGGGTGCCGACCACGGATACGACGGGAGAGGATATCCAGCAGCAGGCAATCATTCGCAGCGTTCTCTCGGCCACGGATCCGACCTCTTTTAGGCTGGACCGCGAAAAGGGAACATTGGGCCTGGAATTCAAGCCTTCGCGGGACGGCAAGGCCTGGGTCAAGGTCACCGACGAGAGGCGCCGGGGCCTGCGCCAGATCGGCGCGGGCACCTACGAGCGCTACGCCCAGGGCGCGGCGGGGCTGGCGCACACCGAGGACCAGTTCTTCGTCTCGGGCATGGAGCTGGCCGATCCCATCAGCTATCAAACCACGGCCATAAACGCCGGGGCCGGGGTCTACAAGAAGGCCTGGTCCGCGGACCTCGAGTACACCTTCACAAAATTCGAGGACAACACGGCCTCCTTAATATGGGCCAATCCCTTCCGGAACACCGACGCTACCGCGACCAACAACGCGGACGTGGCCAACAACAACGCCTACAACCGCGGGCGCTTTACGAGAGGGCAGATGTCCCTGGCCCCATCGAGCCAATCCCATGAAGTGGCGGCCTCCGGTTCGTTGGAGCTTCCCATGAAGAGCCGCTTAAGCGCGAGCGCGGGTTTGGGGCTGACCACCCAAAATACGAGCTTGCTGCCGTACACGCTCAACTCGGCCATGGCCGGGGTGGGAGGCGCGCCGGCCAATATTACCGATCCCTCCATTCTGCCGGCTTCCCGTTTCAACGGGGACGTGCGCACCCTCACTGGGAGCTTGGCGCTCACGAGCAAACCCAGCGAGCGCCTTGGCACTTCCATTAGGTATCATTACTACGATTATGCCAATCGCTCGGATCAGGTGCTTTTCCCTGGTTACGCGGCTTTCGGCGAGTCCTATTGGAGAACAGTGAGAAACGACAAGAACCAGCCCGTCTACAACGACGTGGGCTCCTATACCCGTCACAGTAGCGAGCTCGGCGCGGACTACGAGGTTACCCAGCCCCTGTCGGTCAGTGCCGAGACCTTTTGGGACCGATGGGATTACCGGGGCATGCGCCTTGACAGCACAGATGAGTTGGGCGCCGGAGCGGGCCTGGCCTATCATGCGGGCAACTCGTCGCGCTGGCATGCCGGGTACCGCCTCTCTCGGCGCACGGTGACGGGCTACACGACTGGCAATACGCCCGTGAACCCGGAGGCCGTGGGCCTGAGCAACTACAATTGGGCCGATCGCAAGCGCCAGAAAGCCAACCTCGGGGTGGCCGTAACCCCCAGCGACACGTTCTCTTTCGGCTTGGACGGCCAATTCCAGAACGACGACCTCGGAGCCGGAGACCGCTTCGGCCTAAAGAATCAGCGGTCCATCATAGCCAGCCTCGACGCCAGCTACGAGCCCTCGGAGAGGATGACCGTGTCCTTGGACTACAGTCGGGAGCTGCGCAACAGCCGCATGCAGAACGCGGCCAAGGACGACGCCTTCAACGTCGCGGCCAGCGCCTTGGATGACGCTTTCCAGGGAGACAACTTCAACCCCTTCAATTACTGGAACACGGAGATCGCCGAGACGGTGGACACCGTGGGGCTGGAGCTCGCCTTGAAACCCGCCGAGAAATGGGATTGCGGGGTCGGCTACTCGTTCTCCTACAGCCAGATGGAGTTCGACAATACCAATCCCAACGCCGATATGGTCGTGGGAGCGGGATACGGCAACGGGGCCAAGCTTCTTAACGGGGTCGCCAAGGCCTGGCCGGCCGTGGTCAGCCGCCTGCATGAGGCGCGTTTGAGAGCTTCCTACCAGATTCTTAAGGATATGCGCGTGGGGATGAATTACCTCTTCGAGAACTACATGCTCAACGACTTCGCAAACACCGGGGCCTATCTTGCGGGTTCCACGCCGGAGAACAGCACCCGCTATGTCTGGGCCGGCGCCACCCAGTTCAACTACACGGCGCATGCCTTGGGCGCCTACTTGGCATGGAAGTTTTAG
- a CDS encoding cytochrome c — MKSILFMALISGAYAADPAPAAKGPDAVKLYAAKCAGCHGKDAKGSKMFKLDLVASAAGKSETDLSKAIAEGKNKMPAFKGKLKDAEIGALASYVRSLSPVPAPKAQ; from the coding sequence ATGAAAAGCATCCTCTTCATGGCTTTGATATCGGGCGCGTACGCGGCGGACCCGGCCCCCGCGGCCAAGGGCCCGGACGCGGTCAAGCTCTACGCCGCCAAGTGCGCCGGCTGCCACGGCAAGGACGCCAAGGGGAGTAAGATGTTCAAGCTGGACCTGGTCGCGTCCGCCGCGGGAAAATCGGAGACGGATCTCTCCAAGGCGATCGCCGAGGGCAAGAATAAAATGCCGGCCTTCAAGGGCAAACTCAAGGACGCGGAGATAGGCGCGCTCGCTTCTTATGTGCGCTCCTTGTCTCCCGTCCCTGCTCCCAAGGCGCAGTAG